A region from the Drosophila mauritiana strain mau12 chromosome 2L, ASM438214v1, whole genome shotgun sequence genome encodes:
- the LOC117138038 gene encoding 60S ribosomal protein L37a: protein MAKRTKKVGIVGKYGTRYGASLRKMVKKMEITQHSKYTCSFCGKDSMKRAVVGIWSCKRCKRTVAGGAWVYSTTAAASVRSAVRRLRETKEQ from the exons atg GCCAAGCGCACCAAGAAGGTTGGAATCGTTGGTAAATATGGTACCCGTTATGGTGCCTCTCTGCGTAAGATGGTCAAGAAGATGGAAATCACCCAGCACAGCAAGTATACTTGCTCCTTCTGCGGCAAG GACTCCATGAAGCGCGCCGTTGTGGGCATCTGGTCCTGCAAGCGCTGCAAGCGGACCGTCGCCGGTGGCGCCTGGGTGTactccaccaccgccgccgcctccgtGCGATCCGCCGTCCGTCGTCTGCGCGAAACCAAGGAACAGTAA
- the LOC117137768 gene encoding polypeptide N-acetylgalactosaminyltransferase 5 isoform X2, whose translation MTFSTFTRKMRGRMRSNTCRIVLLTSLVWVIFDFVLIARYSDCIGKDGWRCKRSGEYDVELPNAERLVDDNQLVDDNEINTEKSLDGESGGALIMGQGFASGGISMTYPSVVLKKWFLAPSVQEAKGKPGEMGKPVKIPADMKDLMKEKFKENQFNLLASDMISLNRSLTDVRHEGCRRKHYASKLPTTSIVIVFHNEAWTTLLRTVWSVINRSPRALLKEIILVDDASERDFLGKQLEEYVAKLPVKTFVLRTEKRSGLIRARLLGAEHVSGEVITFLDAHCECTEGWLEPLLARIVQNRRTVVCPIIDVISDETFEYITASDSTWGGFNWKLNFRWYRVPSREMARRNNDRTAPLRTPTMAGGLFSIDKDYFYEIGSYDEGMDIWGGENLEMSFRVWMCGGVLEIAPCSRVGHVFRKSTPYTFPGGTTEIVNHNNARLVEVWLDDWKEFYYSFYPGARKASAGDVSDRKALRDRLKCKSFRWYLENVYPESLMPLDYYYLGEIRNAETETCLDTMGRKYNEKVGISYCHGLGGNQVFAYTKRQQIMSDDLCLDASSSNGPVNMVRCHNMGGNQEWVYDAEEKWIRHTNTGQCLQRATRDDANTPLLRPCSYGKGQQWLMESKFKWQAH comes from the exons ATGACCTTCTCGACATTCACACGCAAAATGCGCGGGCGCATGCGCTCCAACACCTGCCGCATCGTCCTGCTCACCTCGCTCGTCTGGGTGATCTTCGACTTCGTGCTCATCGCCCGCTACTCGGACTGCATTGGCAAGGATGGCTGGCGCTGCAAGCGTTCCGGCGAGTACGACGTGGAGCTGCCCAATGCCGAGCGTCTGGTGGACGACAATCAGCTGGTGGACGATAATGAGATAAATACGGAGAAGTCCCTCGATGGCGAATCGGGTGGTGCTCTGATCATGGGCCAAGGCTTTGCCTCGGGCGGCATCTCGATGACCTATCCCAGCGTGGTGCTTAAGAAGTGGTTCCTGGCGCCAAGCGTGCAGGAAGCCAAGGGAAAGCCGGGCGAGATGGGCAAGCCGGTTAAGATACCCGCCGACATGAAGGATCTCATGAAGGAGAAGTTCAAGGAGAACCAGTTCAATCTGCTGGCCAGTGACATGATTTCGTTGAATCGCTCGCTGACTGATGTGCGACACGAAGG TTGCCGCCGCAAGCACTATGCCTCCAAGCTGCCCACCACTTCCATTGTGATAGTTTTCCATAACGAAGCCTGGACAACCCTGCTGCGAACAGTCTGGAGTGTTATTAATCGCTCGCCGCGCGCCCTCCTCAAGGAGATTATCCTGGTGGACGATGCCAGCGAACGGG ACTTCCTGGGCAAGCAGTTGGAGGAGTATGTGGCCAAATTGCCGGTTAAGACATTTGTGCTGCGTACAGAGAAGCGTTCCGGACTGATCCGCGCCCGTCTCCTGGGTGCCGAGCATGTGAGCGGTGAGGTCATCACCTTCCTGGACGCCCATTGTGAGTGCACGGAGGGCTGGCTGGAGCCTCTGCTGGCGCGGATTGTGCAGAATCGTCGAACGGTTGTGTGCCCGATTATTGATGTGATTTCCGATGAGACATTCGAGTACATAACGGCCTCGGATTCCACGTGGGGCGGCTTCAACTGGAAGCTCAACTTCCGCTG GTACCGAGTGCCATCGCGGGAAATGGCGCGCCGGAATAACGATAGGACCGCTCCGCTGCGAACTCCGACCATGGCCGGTGGGCTGTTCTCCATCGATAAGGATTACTTCTATGAGATTGGCTCCTACGACGAGGGCATGGACATTTGGGGCGGCGAGAATCTGGAGATGTCGTTCCGT GTGTGGATGTGCGGCGGCGTGCTCGAGATCGCGCCCTGCTCCCGTGTGGGTCACGTGTTCCGCAAGTCTACGCCGTACACCTTCCCCGGCGGCACCACGGAGATAGTCAATCACAATAATGCCCGTCTGGTCGAGGTTTGGCTGGACGACTGGAAAGAGTTCTACTACAGTTTTTATCCAG GAGCACGAAAGGCATCGGCTGGCGATGTGAGCGATCGTAAAGCTCTGCGAGATCGCCTCAAATGCAAGAGTTTCCGCTGGTATCTGGAGAACGTTTATCCCGAGAGCTTAATGCCCTTGGATTACTACTATCTAGGAGAG ATCCGAAATGCGGAAACGGAAACCTGCCTGGACACGATGGGCAGGAAGTACAACGAGAAGGTGGGCATTAGCTATTGCCACGGCCTGGGCGGCAATCAGGTGTTCGCCTACACCAAGCGCCAGCAGATCATGTCCGACGATCTGTGCCTGGACGCATCCAGCTCCAATGGCCCGGTCAACATGGTGCGATGCCACAACATGGGCGGCAATCAGGAGTGGGTCTACGATGCGGAG GAGAAATGGATTCGGCACACGAACACGGGTCAGTGCTTACAGCGTGCCACGCGGGACGATGCCAATACGCCGCTGCTGCGTCCCTGCAGCTACGGAAAGGGTCAGCAGTGGCTGATGGAGTCCAAGTTCAAGTGGCAGGCTCACTAG
- the LOC117137768 gene encoding polypeptide N-acetylgalactosaminyltransferase 5 isoform X1, giving the protein MTFSTFTRKMRGRMRSNTCRIVLLTSLVWVIFDFVLIARYSDCIGKDGWRCKRSGEYDVELPNAERLVDDNQLVDDNEINTEKSLDGESGGALIMGQGFASGGISMTYPSVVLKKWFLAPSVQEAKGKPGEMGKPVKIPADMKDLMKEKFKENQFNLLASDMISLNRSLTDVRHEGCRRKHYASKLPTTSIVIVFHNEAWTTLLRTVWSVINRSPRALLKEIILVDDASERDFLGKQLEEYVAKLPVKTFVLRTEKRSGLIRARLLGAEHVSGEVITFLDAHCECTEGWLEPLLARIVQNRRTVVCPIIDVISDETFEYITASDSTWGGFNWKLNFRWYRVPSREMARRNNDRTAPLRTPTMAGGLFSIDKDYFYEIGSYDEGMDIWGGENLEMSFRIWQCGGILEIIPCSHVGHVFRDKSPYTFPGGVAKIVLHNAARVAEVWLDEWRDFYYSMSTGARKASAGDVSDRKALRDRLKCKSFRWYLENVYPESLMPLDYYYLGEIRNAETETCLDTMGRKYNEKVGISYCHGLGGNQVFAYTKRQQIMSDDLCLDASSSNGPVNMVRCHNMGGNQEWVYDAEEKWIRHTNTGQCLQRATRDDANTPLLRPCSYGKGQQWLMESKFKWQAH; this is encoded by the exons ATGACCTTCTCGACATTCACACGCAAAATGCGCGGGCGCATGCGCTCCAACACCTGCCGCATCGTCCTGCTCACCTCGCTCGTCTGGGTGATCTTCGACTTCGTGCTCATCGCCCGCTACTCGGACTGCATTGGCAAGGATGGCTGGCGCTGCAAGCGTTCCGGCGAGTACGACGTGGAGCTGCCCAATGCCGAGCGTCTGGTGGACGACAATCAGCTGGTGGACGATAATGAGATAAATACGGAGAAGTCCCTCGATGGCGAATCGGGTGGTGCTCTGATCATGGGCCAAGGCTTTGCCTCGGGCGGCATCTCGATGACCTATCCCAGCGTGGTGCTTAAGAAGTGGTTCCTGGCGCCAAGCGTGCAGGAAGCCAAGGGAAAGCCGGGCGAGATGGGCAAGCCGGTTAAGATACCCGCCGACATGAAGGATCTCATGAAGGAGAAGTTCAAGGAGAACCAGTTCAATCTGCTGGCCAGTGACATGATTTCGTTGAATCGCTCGCTGACTGATGTGCGACACGAAGG TTGCCGCCGCAAGCACTATGCCTCCAAGCTGCCCACCACTTCCATTGTGATAGTTTTCCATAACGAAGCCTGGACAACCCTGCTGCGAACAGTCTGGAGTGTTATTAATCGCTCGCCGCGCGCCCTCCTCAAGGAGATTATCCTGGTGGACGATGCCAGCGAACGGG ACTTCCTGGGCAAGCAGTTGGAGGAGTATGTGGCCAAATTGCCGGTTAAGACATTTGTGCTGCGTACAGAGAAGCGTTCCGGACTGATCCGCGCCCGTCTCCTGGGTGCCGAGCATGTGAGCGGTGAGGTCATCACCTTCCTGGACGCCCATTGTGAGTGCACGGAGGGCTGGCTGGAGCCTCTGCTGGCGCGGATTGTGCAGAATCGTCGAACGGTTGTGTGCCCGATTATTGATGTGATTTCCGATGAGACATTCGAGTACATAACGGCCTCGGATTCCACGTGGGGCGGCTTCAACTGGAAGCTCAACTTCCGCTG GTACCGAGTGCCATCGCGGGAAATGGCGCGCCGGAATAACGATAGGACCGCTCCGCTGCGAACTCCGACCATGGCCGGTGGGCTGTTCTCCATCGATAAGGATTACTTCTATGAGATTGGCTCCTACGACGAGGGCATGGACATTTGGGGCGGCGAGAATCTGGAGATGTCGTTCCGT ATTTGGCAGTGCGGCGGCATTTTAGAAATAATACCCTGCTCCCACGTGGGCCACGTGTTCCGTGACAAGTCGCCGTACACCTTCCCCGGCGGCGTGGCCAAAATTGTGCTGCACAATGCGGCCCGGGTGGCCGAAGTTTGGCTGGACGAGTGGCGTGATTTCTATTATTCGATGAGCACAG GAGCACGAAAGGCATCGGCTGGCGATGTGAGCGATCGTAAAGCTCTGCGAGATCGCCTCAAATGCAAGAGTTTCCGCTGGTATCTGGAGAACGTTTATCCCGAGAGCTTAATGCCCTTGGATTACTACTATCTAGGAGAG ATCCGAAATGCGGAAACGGAAACCTGCCTGGACACGATGGGCAGGAAGTACAACGAGAAGGTGGGCATTAGCTATTGCCACGGCCTGGGCGGCAATCAGGTGTTCGCCTACACCAAGCGCCAGCAGATCATGTCCGACGATCTGTGCCTGGACGCATCCAGCTCCAATGGCCCGGTCAACATGGTGCGATGCCACAACATGGGCGGCAATCAGGAGTGGGTCTACGATGCGGAG GAGAAATGGATTCGGCACACGAACACGGGTCAGTGCTTACAGCGTGCCACGCGGGACGATGCCAATACGCCGCTGCTGCGTCCCTGCAGCTACGGAAAGGGTCAGCAGTGGCTGATGGAGTCCAAGTTCAAGTGGCAGGCTCACTAG
- the LOC117140016 gene encoding 4'-phosphopantetheine phosphatase, translating to MHSSSLLPDPAVYQPDTLDLNTDEKAADYWFNCFRDMVAKFAKVAVKSQEEDHTATQRAEQFQAAYLQQLEEHQRNVPVNKGKMILGTSELLKLNETLLRRYGFADPWLRQKRLENASAVARLKQRLQELDALADEDTRWTELVRGVLAGNMFDWGAQAISNILEQDSNFGLHSALDRIEKRPWLLDNLDSWLNRLKGEPHKCAVVFVDNSGVDVVLGVLPFVRGLLKRGTKVLLCANSEPALNDVTSEELRSLLDDCSRECEVLEQAWSQGQLLVYANGQTSPCLDMRTLPKELCDAIAANETDLLVIEGMGRALHTNLNARFGCETLKLAVIKNKWLAKYLGGEDMFAVVCKFEPAAPS from the coding sequence ATGCACAGTAGCAGCTTGCTGCCAGATCCGGCTGTCTATCAGCCGGACACCCTGGACCTTAACACGGATGAAAAGGCGGCGGATTACTGGTTCAATTGCTTCCGCGACATGGTGGCCAAGTTCGCGAAGGTGGCGGTCAAGTCGCAGGAGGAGGATCACACGGCCACGCAGCGGGCGGAGCAGTTCCAGGCGGCGTATCtgcagcagctggaggagcacCAGCGTAATGTGCCAGTCAACAAGGGCAAGATGATTCTGGGCACCAGTGAGCTTCTCAAGCTAAACGAAACCCTGTTGCGCCGCTACGGATTTGCAGATCCCTGGCTGAGACAAAAGAGACTGGAAAATGCCTCGGCTGTGGCCCGCCTGAAGCAGCGTCTCCAGGAATTGGATGCCCTGGCGGATGAGGACACCAGGTGGACGGAGCTGGTACGCGGTGTCCTAGCCGGCAACATGTTTGACTGGGGCGCACAGGCCATATCTAACATACTGGAGCAGGACAGCAATTTCGGACTACATTCAGCACTGGATCGCATTGAGAAGCGACCGTGGCTGCTGGACAACCTGGACAGCTGGTTGAATCGCCTCAAGGGCGAGCCCCACAAGTGCGCCGTGGTCTTTGTGGACAACAGCGGCGTGGATGTGGTCCTGGGTGTGCTTCCCTTTGTCCGAGGACTGCTGAAACGAGGCACCAAGGTGCTGCTCTGCGCCAACAGTGAACCTGCTCTCAACGATGTGACCAGCGAGGAGCTGAGATCCTTGCTGGACGACTGCTCGCGGGAGTGTGAGGTCCTGGAGCAGGCCTGGTCACAGGGACAGCTACTGGTCTATGCAAATGGACAGACTAGTCCCTGCCTGGATATGCGCACTCTGCCCAAGGAGCTGTGCGACGCCATCGCCGCCAATGAGACTGACCTGCTTGTGATCGAGGGCATGGGGCGCGCCCTGCACACAAATCTGAATGCCCGCTTCGGCTGCGAGACCCTCAAGCTGGCCGTGATCAAAAACAAATGGTTGGCCAAGTACCTGGGCGGCGAGGACATGTTCGCCGTCGTCTGCAAGTTCGAACCGGCTGCGCCCAGCTAG
- the LOC117140009 gene encoding uncharacterized protein LOC117140009, giving the protein MDILKKMFKSEAEKEPNSSVSASNKDEFRKPQWFEEAETDDELFDDDRKFAFQVFTSPLEMQKHFESQLQRLLESLNDKDDGFERDLKEDFLKPGFESKILKKFEQQKDFSLDTDLDGEIYADQLHSLIQRLNPEENVVSGDQVIGNILPSNQHGYRNGVQRAKLTDEEIIMGRIHGTISADGESQSYARPPRPPMNNKPDIMTPMTPMLPRSGMSPFGGVFDGNYQGPKLFSQSVMTKTVRKPDGSYETTKVTQDSSGHKTTTVTRMIDGRKETIVTHDGGAPAAGMGGKQLQQQQQKEELSVARGERNIYVTKEGYAMPRNLW; this is encoded by the exons ATGGATATTCTGAAGAAAATGTTCAAGTCGGAGGCGGAGAAGGAGCCGAA CTCTTCGGTTTCCGCTTCCAACAAGGACGAGTTCCGCAAGCCGCAGTGGTTCGAGGAGGCCGAGACCGATGACGAACTCTTCGACGACGATCGCAAGTTCGCCTTCCAGGTCTTCACCAGTCCGCTGGAGATGCAGAAGCACTTCGAGAGCCAGTTGCAACGACTCCTGGAATCTCTGAACGACAAGGATG ATGGATTTGAGCGCGACTTGAAGGAGGACTTCTTGAAGCCGGGCTTTGAGAGCAAGATTCTGAAGAAGTTTGAGCAGCAGAAGGATTTCTCTTTGGATACCGATTTGGATGGCGA GATCTATGCCGACCAGCTGCACTCGCTCATCCAGCGTCTGAATCCGGAGGAGAATGTGGTGTCGGGCGACCAGGTGATTGGCAACATCTTGCCATCGAATCAGCATGGCTATCGCAATGGCGTCCAGCGCGCCAAGCTTACGGATGAGGAGATTATCATGGGCCGGATTCATGGTACCATCTCCGCCGACGGGGAGAGCCAGTCGTACGCTCGTCCACCGCGTCCGCCTATGAACAACAAGCCGGACATCATGACGCCCATGACTCCGATGTTGCCGCGTAGTGGTATGTCTCCATTCGGAGGCGTATTCGACGGCAACTATCAG GGTCCCAAGCTATTCAGCCAGAGTGTGATGACCAAGACTGTGCGCAAGCCGGATGGCAGCTATGAGACCACCAAGGTTACTCAGGATTCGTCTGGTCACAAGACCACCACCGTAACCCGGATGATAGACGGGCGTAAAGAGACCATTGTCACCCACGATGGCGGAGCTCCAGCAGCTGGCATGGGTGgaaagcagctgcagcagcagcagcagaaggagGAGTTGTCCGTAGCCCGTGGCGAACGCAACATATACGTGACAAAAGAAGGCTACGCCATGCCACGGAACCTCTGGTGA